From a region of the Myxococcus stipitatus genome:
- a CDS encoding UvrD-helicase domain-containing protein — MSGAASPLALERNLALMAGAGAGKTYSLVTMTLHLFAGAREAGPAVRPSKLCMLTFTDKAAAEMRSRVRQRLDGLAQGEARVDQETELRQSLERLGRPFPLPDAWRQLREELGSATVGTFHSLCGQLLRRAPPAVGIDPNFEVLDELEASSLVQDVCERVVLDALEAGDAQVRELCQELGFSGSGFSDGLVAALVSVYGKLREEGLRAASAAVGDAAEARGELEALLTDCLRLCGEARALDAKGEWGRLLGALERGLDGMTPENFRQGDRYPWLRASFSADGRNFARLSKGAAAPVRELYWRVFGKSDGSIRKLEDAWAAWHCAPFEATFRELLGRVEARHEQEFSRRNVFDFTSLLVKARDLLREHPEFRRQVQERVGALLVDEFQDTNRLQLELVLLLAEKREGGPRELAPGVDLVSALPLEPAFLCAVGDRKQSIYEFRGADVSVFTVLARKVEEEGGTRGFLQHNRRSVPGLLSFFNHAFAGVLVAADARAPRPFEVVYVPEEDDLSPVRASLTDAPVVERLVLEEQETAGDLRWLDADCVARRLRILLAPGAEPTVMREDGEGLRPARGGDVAMLFRTFTHLEVYRQALIRHGVPHRVLRGRGFYGAQEVLDLASLLALLADSEDSLAFAAVLRSPLVGLTDASLFQLAGEHPLSLVSPRLRDAAVLALLPERERLSLERFLAALPALRRERDRLGVRELLLSALDVTGYREALAGSPYAEQATANVEKLLALASRRDERGTGGCVAFARELRMLAESDPTEAQADLLDAGDPRAVQLLTIHRAKGLEWPVVVVPGMGGRRRSTSGRAHFERSHGIALRPWVPDSLEGFTSSRFEAVRQELKAREDAEYRRLLYVALTRARDRLVLSGGEEPRAGKDSWWHLVDARLEDVSTRELVEDVDVDELPPPADPEPPGPEALARAGARVEAALLRVRGSLLESLDEGAPVAVAVDAVGDFIACPRRYHYRHRLGLRGAPWPWEAPPTRAPLLVEPDGWLPQATPDALVRQLLRHADLKLTSAPDADASERRMHLEGLLRDAGALPDEDGMEAVLSSAERFLGTDFARALAASPSRTVHRGLSFSLVLEGGVSLEGEVDVLWESPRAEAVLVAFKAGGRHPLGAAAHAHELAALGLAAERLVRPGTPIRTGVVFLGELRPEPEWLTSSEAPDAPAGRLADAARALARGEVKGSWSGRERATCQALHCGFSEHCHPAPSAC, encoded by the coding sequence ATGAGCGGCGCGGCCTCGCCCCTGGCGCTCGAGCGCAACCTCGCGTTGATGGCGGGCGCGGGCGCGGGAAAGACCTACAGCCTGGTGACGATGACGCTGCACCTGTTCGCGGGCGCGCGCGAGGCGGGCCCCGCCGTGCGGCCGTCGAAGCTGTGCATGCTCACGTTCACGGACAAGGCCGCGGCGGAGATGCGCTCGCGCGTGCGCCAGCGGCTGGACGGCCTCGCCCAGGGAGAGGCGCGGGTGGATCAGGAGACGGAGCTGCGCCAGTCGCTGGAGCGGCTCGGGCGGCCCTTCCCCCTGCCGGACGCGTGGCGCCAGCTGCGCGAGGAGCTGGGCTCGGCCACGGTGGGCACGTTCCACTCGCTCTGCGGCCAGCTGCTGCGGCGCGCGCCCCCGGCGGTGGGCATCGACCCGAACTTCGAGGTGCTCGACGAATTGGAGGCCTCCAGCCTCGTGCAGGACGTCTGCGAGCGCGTGGTGCTGGACGCGCTGGAGGCGGGCGACGCGCAGGTGCGGGAGCTGTGCCAGGAGCTGGGCTTCTCCGGTTCGGGCTTCTCGGACGGGCTGGTGGCGGCGCTGGTGTCCGTCTACGGCAAGCTGCGGGAGGAGGGGCTTCGCGCGGCCTCCGCCGCGGTGGGGGACGCCGCCGAGGCGCGCGGTGAGCTGGAGGCGCTGCTGACGGACTGCCTGCGCCTGTGTGGCGAGGCGCGCGCGCTGGACGCGAAGGGGGAGTGGGGGCGGCTGCTGGGCGCGCTGGAGCGGGGGCTCGACGGCATGACGCCGGAGAACTTCCGGCAGGGGGACCGCTACCCGTGGCTGCGCGCCAGCTTCTCCGCGGATGGACGCAACTTCGCGAGGCTGAGCAAGGGCGCCGCGGCGCCGGTGCGCGAGCTGTACTGGCGCGTCTTCGGCAAGAGCGACGGCTCCATCCGCAAGCTGGAGGACGCGTGGGCCGCGTGGCACTGCGCGCCCTTCGAGGCGACGTTCCGCGAGCTGCTCGGGCGCGTGGAGGCCCGGCACGAGCAGGAGTTCTCCCGGCGCAACGTGTTCGACTTCACCTCGCTCCTGGTGAAGGCGAGGGACCTGCTGCGCGAGCACCCCGAGTTCCGCCGTCAGGTGCAGGAGCGCGTGGGCGCGCTGCTGGTGGACGAGTTCCAGGACACCAACCGCCTCCAGTTGGAGCTGGTGCTGCTGCTGGCGGAGAAGCGCGAGGGAGGGCCCCGGGAGCTGGCGCCCGGCGTGGACCTGGTGTCCGCGCTGCCCTTGGAGCCCGCGTTCCTCTGCGCGGTGGGAGACCGCAAGCAGTCCATCTACGAGTTCCGCGGCGCGGACGTCTCCGTCTTCACCGTGCTGGCGAGGAAGGTGGAGGAGGAGGGCGGGACGCGCGGCTTCCTCCAGCACAACCGCCGCTCCGTGCCGGGGCTGCTGTCGTTCTTCAACCACGCCTTCGCCGGGGTGCTCGTGGCCGCGGACGCGCGCGCGCCGCGCCCCTTCGAGGTCGTCTACGTCCCGGAGGAGGACGACCTGTCGCCGGTGCGCGCCTCGCTGACGGACGCGCCCGTGGTGGAGCGGCTGGTCCTGGAGGAGCAGGAGACGGCGGGAGACCTGCGCTGGTTGGACGCGGACTGCGTGGCCCGGCGGCTGCGCATCCTGCTCGCGCCCGGCGCGGAGCCGACGGTGATGCGCGAGGACGGCGAGGGGCTCAGGCCCGCGCGGGGGGGCGACGTGGCGATGCTCTTCCGGACCTTCACGCACCTGGAGGTGTACCGGCAGGCGCTCATCCGCCACGGCGTGCCGCACCGGGTGCTCCGCGGCCGGGGGTTCTACGGCGCGCAGGAGGTGCTGGACCTGGCGTCGCTGCTGGCGCTGTTGGCGGACTCCGAGGACTCGCTCGCCTTCGCGGCCGTGCTGCGCTCGCCGCTGGTGGGGCTGACGGATGCCTCGCTGTTCCAGCTGGCGGGGGAGCACCCGTTGTCCCTCGTGTCGCCCAGGCTGCGGGACGCGGCGGTGCTGGCGCTGCTTCCCGAGCGCGAGCGGCTCTCGTTGGAGCGCTTCCTCGCGGCGCTGCCCGCGCTGCGGCGCGAGCGGGACCGGCTGGGCGTGCGGGAGCTGCTGTTGTCGGCGCTGGACGTGACGGGCTACCGCGAGGCGCTCGCGGGCTCCCCCTACGCGGAGCAGGCGACCGCGAACGTGGAGAAGCTGCTCGCGCTGGCGTCGCGTCGCGACGAGCGCGGCACGGGCGGCTGCGTGGCGTTCGCGCGCGAGCTGCGCATGCTGGCCGAGTCCGACCCCACGGAGGCCCAGGCGGACCTGCTGGACGCGGGGGATCCGCGCGCGGTGCAGCTGCTCACCATCCACCGGGCCAAGGGCCTGGAGTGGCCCGTCGTCGTCGTGCCGGGGATGGGCGGGCGGCGTCGGAGCACCTCGGGGCGCGCGCACTTCGAGCGCTCGCATGGCATCGCGCTGCGCCCATGGGTCCCCGACTCGCTGGAGGGCTTCACGTCGAGCCGCTTCGAGGCCGTGCGACAGGAGCTCAAGGCCCGCGAGGACGCGGAGTACCGCCGCCTGCTCTACGTGGCCCTCACCCGCGCTCGCGACAGGCTGGTGCTCTCCGGCGGCGAGGAGCCGCGCGCGGGGAAGGACTCCTGGTGGCACCTGGTGGACGCGCGGCTGGAGGATGTGTCCACCCGGGAGCTCGTCGAGGACGTCGACGTGGACGAGCTGCCCCCGCCCGCGGACCCGGAGCCCCCCGGACCGGAGGCGCTCGCGCGCGCCGGCGCCCGCGTGGAGGCCGCGCTGCTGAGGGTGCGGGGTTCCCTCCTGGAGTCGCTGGATGAAGGGGCCCCGGTCGCCGTCGCGGTCGACGCGGTGGGGGACTTCATCGCCTGCCCTCGCCGCTACCACTATCGCCACCGGCTGGGGCTGCGGGGCGCGCCGTGGCCCTGGGAGGCGCCTCCCACCCGGGCGCCGCTGCTCGTGGAGCCGGACGGTTGGCTGCCGCAGGCGACGCCGGACGCGCTCGTCCGTCAGCTGCTGCGCCACGCCGACCTGAAGCTCACCTCCGCGCCGGACGCGGACGCCAGCGAGCGGAGGATGCACCTGGAGGGATTGCTGCGGGACGCGGGCGCGCTGCCGGACGAGGACGGCATGGAGGCCGTGCTGAGCTCGGCGGAGCGCTTCCTGGGAACGGACTTCGCCCGGGCGCTCGCGGCCTCGCCGTCACGAACCGTTCACCGTGGGTTGTCCTTCTCCCTGGTATTGGAGGGCGGGGTCTCCCTGGAGGGCGAGGTCGATGTCCTGTGGGAGTCACCTCGGGCGGAGGCGGTGCTGGTGGCGTTCAAGGCGGGAGGCAGGCACCCGCTCGGAGCGGCCGCGCACGCGCACGAGCTGGCCGCGCTCGGCCTGGCCGCCGAGCGGCTGGTGCGGCCGGGGACGCCCATCCGGACGGGCGTCGTCTTCCTCGGAGAGCTGCGTCCGGAGCCGGAGTGGCTGACGTCCTCCGAGGCGCCGGACGCGCCGGCCGGGCGCCTGGCGGACGCGGCGAGGGCACTCGCGCGGGGCGAGGTCAAGGGGTCATGGTCGGGACGTGAGAGAGCGACCTGCCAGGCCCTGCATTGTGGCTTCTCGGAACACTGTCACCCGGCCCCTTCCGCGTGCTAA
- a CDS encoding J domain-containing protein — protein sequence MTLEEARSELGVGPDAPPDLVRRGYLRLLKTRKPEVDPEGFARLRAAYEVLKAAQDGVEPPRTQAAPAPPPDEPPAAPPAGPPPEATDPSDSTARSARTHEQRLDAFRERFSRLPHDAPVDAPVDIAREAVEAVPDAIEARKWLVQALLAAGRTDEAAQAYRDAFYQGHSALLLEFARNFPARLTEEELHLLATVVKPSFLWGFAEHLLEAEEWAQLGRVMKVAFEVFQRTPDETPPRPQFFVFVLLRLHEQGHADAARAVTALYASWLKAEDLMEAFEGERMTATWTMLQELAALDDGFPQAVRMVLARLPLQGSQLPTLHESLRAYRRREPALAAAALASLQQRCPLYLSVFGEDLASEARPERAAGQAASTGSGPGQALPFWRTRGFRQVALSAAIIVAVFCVVAVIGGALEHSQRRLREHRLEAAGKAATALCAAVPESDREATCAALLRMVSQAGARDCLPFVGGFSKLRLQLHQRVTRDTAPGQDSAEAWSRMTQHLADFEAALRPLCHRS from the coding sequence ATGACTCTCGAAGAGGCGCGCAGTGAGCTGGGGGTGGGCCCGGACGCGCCGCCCGACCTCGTCCGCCGCGGCTACCTGCGTCTGCTGAAGACCCGAAAGCCGGAGGTCGATCCGGAGGGCTTCGCCCGGCTCCGCGCCGCCTACGAAGTCCTCAAGGCCGCCCAGGACGGGGTGGAGCCACCTCGCACCCAGGCGGCGCCGGCCCCGCCACCCGACGAACCGCCCGCCGCCCCGCCCGCCGGGCCTCCGCCCGAGGCGACCGACCCTTCGGATTCGACGGCGCGGAGCGCGAGGACCCACGAGCAACGCCTCGACGCGTTCCGGGAGCGGTTCAGCCGGCTCCCGCACGACGCCCCCGTGGACGCGCCCGTGGACATCGCCCGCGAGGCCGTCGAGGCCGTGCCCGACGCCATCGAGGCCCGGAAGTGGCTCGTCCAGGCGCTGCTCGCGGCGGGGCGCACGGATGAAGCGGCCCAGGCGTACCGGGACGCGTTCTACCAGGGGCACTCCGCGCTGCTCCTGGAGTTCGCCCGGAACTTCCCCGCGCGGTTGACCGAGGAAGAGCTCCACCTGCTCGCCACCGTCGTGAAGCCCTCGTTCCTGTGGGGCTTCGCCGAACACCTGCTGGAGGCCGAGGAGTGGGCGCAGCTCGGCAGGGTCATGAAGGTCGCGTTCGAGGTCTTCCAACGCACGCCCGACGAAACCCCGCCCCGCCCCCAGTTCTTCGTCTTCGTCCTGCTCCGACTCCACGAACAGGGACACGCGGACGCCGCGCGCGCCGTGACGGCGCTGTACGCGTCGTGGCTGAAGGCCGAGGACCTGATGGAGGCCTTCGAGGGCGAACGGATGACCGCGACCTGGACGATGCTCCAGGAGCTGGCGGCGCTCGACGACGGCTTCCCCCAGGCGGTGCGCATGGTGCTCGCGCGCCTGCCGCTGCAGGGCAGCCAGTTGCCGACACTCCACGAATCGCTCCGGGCCTACAGGCGAAGGGAGCCCGCCCTCGCCGCGGCGGCGCTCGCGAGCCTCCAGCAGCGGTGCCCGCTCTACCTCTCCGTGTTCGGGGAGGACCTCGCGAGCGAGGCACGCCCGGAACGCGCCGCCGGGCAGGCGGCCTCGACGGGCTCCGGGCCCGGCCAGGCGCTCCCCTTCTGGCGGACGCGCGGCTTCCGGCAGGTGGCGCTCAGCGCCGCCATCATCGTGGCCGTCTTCTGCGTGGTCGCGGTGATAGGGGGGGCCCTGGAGCACTCCCAACGCAGGCTGCGCGAGCATCGACTCGAGGCCGCCGGGAAGGCCGCGACCGCGCTCTGCGCCGCCGTCCCCGAGTCCGACCGCGAGGCCACCTGCGCCGCGCTCCTGCGGATGGTGAGTCAGGCAGGGGCGCGGGACTGTCTCCCGTTCGTCGGAGGCTTCTCCAAGCTGCGCCTCCAGCTCCATCAACGCGTCACTCGCGACACGGCTCCCGGGCAGGACTCGGCCGAGGCCTGGTCCCGGATGACACAGCACCTGGCCGACTTCGAGGCCGCGCTCCGTCCCCTCTGTCATCGCTCATGA
- a CDS encoding Hsp70 family protein encodes MTPSSKPPILGIDLGTTYSLVSVFQDGRPVLIPNALGEYLTPSAVALDEQGAYLVGASARARGILHPELAAVAFKRDMGTDRAYRLGDRTFSPQELSSLVLAALKRDAEAFLGVPVEEAVITVPAYFGDPQRQATKDAGAIAGLKVERIINEPTAAALAYGLHERQRELKAVVLDLGGGTFDVTVLEIIEGVVEIQASAGDARLGGEDFDTLLARHLAARLQATKGVDVEPHPAGWARLREACEVAKRRLSLSEATRVSLPGLPVAEDRRLDVDLELTREEAERAWSPALERMRGPIHRALQDASLQPQDIDEVLLVGGSTRMPCIATFAAQVFGRLPLRKLPPDEAIAMGAAVQAAMKAGDQAVDDMVVTDVAPFTLGVSTAAQAGHRHISGIFSPILERGTVIPASRVERYRTMSDFQREIEVEVFQGEHAMCSDNVKLGEFSFAGLPPAPAGEQAIDVRFTYDLNGILEVEVTAVSNGRKEAFVIEQRPGKLSPEQIAEARKQMAALKLHPQDALPNTTALARADALHVQLTGLPREALSSAIARFRLALETQDPGVITPAREHLVALTARLRER; translated from the coding sequence ATGACCCCGTCCTCCAAGCCTCCCATCCTCGGCATCGACCTGGGCACCACGTACTCGCTGGTGTCCGTGTTCCAGGACGGCCGCCCCGTCCTCATCCCCAATGCGTTGGGTGAGTACCTGACGCCCAGCGCCGTCGCGCTCGACGAACAGGGGGCCTACCTCGTGGGCGCCTCGGCGCGCGCGCGGGGCATCCTCCACCCGGAGCTCGCGGCCGTCGCCTTCAAGCGAGACATGGGCACCGACCGCGCCTATCGGTTGGGCGACCGGACGTTCTCGCCGCAGGAGCTCTCCTCGCTGGTGCTCGCGGCGCTCAAGCGCGACGCGGAGGCCTTCCTGGGCGTCCCGGTCGAGGAGGCGGTCATCACCGTCCCCGCCTACTTCGGAGACCCGCAGCGGCAGGCCACGAAGGACGCGGGGGCCATCGCCGGACTCAAGGTCGAGCGCATCATCAACGAGCCCACCGCCGCGGCGCTCGCCTATGGACTCCATGAGCGACAGCGCGAGCTGAAGGCCGTCGTGCTGGACCTGGGTGGCGGGACGTTCGACGTCACCGTGCTCGAAATCATCGAGGGCGTGGTCGAGATCCAGGCGTCCGCCGGGGACGCCAGGCTGGGCGGCGAGGACTTCGACACGCTGCTGGCGCGGCACCTCGCGGCCCGCCTGCAGGCGACGAAGGGCGTGGACGTGGAGCCCCACCCCGCGGGCTGGGCGCGGCTGCGCGAGGCGTGCGAGGTGGCCAAGCGCCGGCTGTCCCTGTCGGAGGCGACCCGCGTCAGCCTCCCCGGCCTGCCGGTCGCGGAGGACCGTCGACTGGATGTCGACCTCGAGCTGACCCGAGAGGAGGCCGAGCGGGCCTGGTCCCCCGCGCTCGAGCGCATGCGCGGGCCCATCCACCGCGCGCTCCAGGACGCGTCGCTCCAGCCCCAGGACATCGACGAGGTGCTGCTCGTCGGAGGCTCCACCCGGATGCCGTGCATCGCGACGTTCGCGGCGCAGGTCTTCGGCCGCCTGCCGCTGCGCAAGCTCCCGCCCGACGAGGCCATCGCCATGGGCGCCGCCGTGCAGGCGGCGATGAAGGCCGGCGACCAGGCCGTGGACGACATGGTCGTCACGGACGTGGCGCCGTTCACGCTCGGGGTCAGCACGGCGGCCCAGGCGGGCCACCGGCACATCAGTGGCATCTTCAGCCCCATCCTGGAGCGAGGCACCGTGATTCCCGCCAGCCGGGTCGAGCGCTACCGGACGATGAGCGATTTCCAGCGCGAAATCGAGGTGGAGGTCTTCCAGGGCGAACACGCCATGTGCAGCGACAACGTGAAGCTGGGTGAGTTCTCGTTCGCCGGCCTGCCGCCCGCGCCCGCCGGAGAACAGGCCATCGACGTGCGCTTCACCTACGACCTCAACGGCATCCTCGAGGTCGAGGTGACCGCCGTGTCCAATGGTCGCAAGGAGGCGTTCGTCATCGAGCAGCGCCCCGGGAAGCTGTCCCCCGAGCAGATCGCCGAGGCACGCAAGCAGATGGCTGCGCTGAAGCTGCATCCGCAGGACGCGCTGCCGAACACGACGGCCCTGGCGCGCGCGGACGCGCTGCACGTCCAGCTCACCGGCCTGCCACGCGAGGCGCTGTCGTCGGCCATCGCGCGCTTCCGGCTCGCGCTCGAGACACAGGACCCCGGCGTCATCACTCCGGCGAGGGAGCACCTCGTCGCGCTCACCGCCCGGCTGCGCGAACGCTGA
- a CDS encoding PD-(D/E)XK nuclease family protein, with product MARPSRTLHVFPDAGRRQAALRAREDVRGLALGADLLTWDELLRGLGGARELNRRPCPAVVSRTVMAALGAKVEDASFGDFVREPAFARAALDVVLDLKAGRLSPREFQDALEALPPERQKRARVLARLYHLYEQKLAELGLADAEDVLRGAREALGRGAWPSGWEGVGTLVLHGVYDVRPSGLELLLALAAACESRRVALRVETPVGGSPVADAALASLFRAFENRGESMPHVDLFKADVTFEARPFIDLGRHLFSPRAGRGLLEAAAVQPRVWSAATVRDEARLVARDVRRLISQGVAPGDIAVAYRELGAEAGWLAEALGELGVPVRLPWGEPLALAGPVRLALDLPLLVEDGFPSERVAELVSSRYAPTLSRGAPEAPASLFALAAVRDDRLGAVRRRGSQQGRGAYDVRLDGLARRLQALQGSRPDNAARVHAVRLLRERCLRLVEACRRIPEKGPLEGLLSAWWQVVEQLGLMDSEGLLEAREEGGLAGRALDARARDESARHALRARVQGLLRTLKAVGGGPELRRRTFGRWLKDAMAEARLPPRGPRGAAVEVLDAAEVPGRSFRHLFLAGLTEGRFPGRDAPSPLLSDAERSALNQHLGRDVFRLTGGEFEDRAPWRLTEDRLLFASALVASEESLSLSFAMEGAGGQEQVPSSFLEEVRRLTALKWTPRSLPPIPPLDEVLTESELRRCVALEALAQPKLRVTEPDAAAPLLKRHFDKEAWYSGARELSLVEVERLFFFGDPNRKPGPYTGSVDGNTLRESLREAFRFDLTRPLSASALARFGNCGFQGFLTYGLKVTEPDRPGEEFDARGRGTFWHYVVEKVFETLKANDLLGKAPEEVPEEVLDAALASAAAHFEKLYHVGHPELWKLAMERAKAMARRILVDERRGLPFDRMVPQGFELEFGPAADDDKWRNVVLPIDGDAIFFEGKIDRLDVAGGDVGVIDYKSGKLDKGELKKRLLTSDFQLPLYLYAARASGHRDARQAAWFSLRTGATIHLSDIIPAPELEELLSTDPEVRAKVAQKEGGRNLPNAVESLVNTLRAGQFAARPQDCGACGFRAVCRITERRMTEEGG from the coding sequence ATGGCGCGTCCCTCCCGCACCCTCCACGTGTTCCCCGACGCCGGCCGGCGGCAGGCGGCGCTGCGCGCGCGGGAAGACGTGCGAGGGCTGGCGTTGGGTGCGGACCTGCTCACCTGGGACGAGCTGCTGCGGGGGCTGGGCGGCGCGCGCGAGCTGAACCGGAGACCGTGTCCGGCGGTCGTGTCGCGGACGGTGATGGCGGCGCTGGGCGCGAAGGTGGAGGACGCGTCGTTCGGCGACTTCGTGCGCGAGCCCGCCTTCGCCCGGGCCGCGCTGGACGTGGTGCTGGACCTCAAGGCGGGGCGGCTGTCGCCGCGCGAGTTCCAGGACGCGCTGGAGGCCCTCCCGCCCGAACGGCAGAAGCGCGCCCGGGTGCTCGCCCGCCTGTACCACCTGTACGAGCAGAAGCTGGCCGAGCTGGGGCTCGCGGACGCCGAGGACGTGCTGCGCGGCGCGCGCGAGGCGCTGGGGCGGGGCGCCTGGCCCTCGGGCTGGGAGGGCGTGGGGACGCTGGTCCTGCACGGCGTCTACGACGTGCGGCCCTCGGGCCTGGAGCTGCTCCTGGCGCTGGCGGCGGCCTGCGAGTCGCGGCGCGTGGCGCTCCGGGTGGAGACGCCCGTGGGCGGCTCGCCCGTCGCGGACGCGGCGTTGGCCTCGCTGTTCCGGGCCTTCGAGAACCGCGGCGAGTCCATGCCGCACGTGGACCTCTTCAAGGCGGACGTCACCTTCGAGGCGCGGCCCTTCATCGACCTGGGCCGCCATCTCTTCTCGCCCCGCGCGGGCCGCGGGCTGCTCGAGGCGGCGGCGGTCCAGCCCCGCGTGTGGAGCGCCGCCACGGTCCGGGACGAGGCGCGGCTGGTGGCGCGCGACGTGCGCCGGCTCATCTCCCAGGGCGTGGCTCCCGGGGACATCGCGGTGGCGTACCGGGAGCTGGGCGCGGAGGCGGGCTGGCTCGCGGAGGCGCTCGGGGAGCTGGGCGTGCCGGTGCGCCTGCCCTGGGGCGAGCCGCTCGCCCTCGCGGGGCCGGTGCGGCTGGCGCTCGACCTGCCGTTGCTGGTGGAGGACGGCTTCCCGTCGGAGCGCGTGGCGGAGCTCGTGTCCAGTCGCTACGCGCCCACGCTGTCGCGAGGGGCTCCCGAGGCGCCCGCGAGCCTCTTCGCGCTCGCCGCCGTGCGGGATGACCGGCTGGGCGCGGTGCGCAGGCGCGGCTCGCAGCAGGGCCGTGGGGCGTATGACGTGCGCCTCGACGGGCTCGCGCGGCGGCTCCAGGCGCTCCAAGGCTCGCGGCCGGACAACGCCGCGCGGGTGCACGCCGTGCGCCTGCTGCGCGAGCGCTGCCTGCGGCTCGTGGAGGCCTGTCGCCGCATCCCCGAGAAGGGACCCCTCGAGGGCCTGCTCTCGGCGTGGTGGCAGGTGGTGGAGCAGCTGGGGCTGATGGACTCCGAGGGTCTCCTGGAGGCGCGCGAGGAGGGCGGTCTGGCCGGGCGCGCGCTCGACGCCCGGGCCCGCGACGAGTCCGCGCGTCACGCGCTCCGCGCGCGCGTCCAGGGGCTGCTCAGGACGTTGAAGGCCGTGGGCGGCGGGCCGGAGCTGCGGCGACGGACGTTCGGTCGGTGGCTCAAGGACGCCATGGCGGAGGCCCGGCTTCCTCCGAGAGGGCCTCGGGGCGCCGCCGTGGAGGTGCTGGACGCGGCCGAGGTGCCGGGCCGCTCCTTCCGGCACCTGTTCCTCGCCGGCCTCACAGAGGGGCGCTTCCCGGGGCGGGACGCGCCCTCGCCGCTGTTGAGCGACGCGGAGCGCTCGGCGCTCAACCAGCACCTGGGACGGGACGTGTTCCGCCTCACGGGGGGCGAGTTCGAGGACCGCGCGCCGTGGCGGTTGACGGAGGACCGGCTGTTGTTCGCCAGCGCGCTGGTGGCGTCGGAGGAGTCGCTGAGCCTGTCGTTCGCGATGGAGGGGGCGGGAGGGCAGGAGCAGGTGCCGTCCTCGTTCCTGGAGGAGGTGCGCCGGCTCACCGCGCTCAAGTGGACGCCGCGCTCGCTGCCGCCCATCCCCCCGCTGGACGAGGTGCTCACCGAGTCCGAGCTCCGCCGCTGCGTGGCGCTGGAGGCGCTGGCCCAGCCGAAGCTGCGCGTCACCGAGCCGGACGCGGCGGCCCCCCTGCTCAAGCGGCACTTCGACAAGGAGGCGTGGTACTCGGGCGCGCGCGAGCTGTCGTTGGTCGAGGTGGAGCGCCTGTTCTTCTTCGGGGACCCGAACCGCAAGCCGGGGCCCTACACGGGGTCGGTGGACGGGAACACGCTGCGCGAGTCGCTGCGCGAGGCGTTCCGGTTCGACCTCACCCGTCCGCTGTCCGCCTCGGCGCTGGCGCGCTTCGGCAACTGCGGCTTCCAGGGCTTCCTCACGTACGGGCTGAAGGTGACCGAACCGGACCGCCCCGGCGAGGAGTTCGACGCGCGCGGGCGGGGCACCTTCTGGCACTACGTGGTGGAGAAGGTCTTCGAGACGCTGAAGGCGAACGACCTGCTGGGCAAGGCGCCGGAGGAGGTGCCGGAGGAGGTGCTGGACGCGGCGCTCGCGTCGGCGGCGGCGCACTTCGAGAAGCTGTACCACGTGGGGCACCCGGAGCTGTGGAAGCTGGCGATGGAGCGCGCCAAGGCGATGGCCCGGCGCATCCTCGTGGACGAGCGGCGCGGCCTGCCCTTCGACCGCATGGTGCCCCAGGGCTTCGAGCTCGAGTTCGGCCCGGCGGCGGACGACGACAAGTGGCGCAACGTCGTCCTGCCCATCGACGGGGACGCCATCTTCTTCGAGGGGAAGATCGACCGGCTCGACGTCGCGGGCGGCGACGTGGGCGTCATCGACTACAAGTCCGGCAAGCTGGACAAGGGGGAGCTGAAGAAGCGCCTGCTCACCTCCGACTTCCAGCTCCCGCTCTATCTCTACGCGGCGCGGGCGAGCGGTCATCGCGACGCGCGTCAGGCGGCGTGGTTCTCCCTGCGTACCGGGGCCACCATCCACCTGTCGGACATCATCCCGGCGCCGGAGCTGGAGGAGCTGCTGTCCACCGACCCGGAGGTCCGCGCGAAGGTGGCGCAGAAGGAGGGGGGCCGCAACCTGCCCAACGCGGTGGAGTCGCTGGTGAACACGCTGCGCGCGGGCCAGTTCGCCGCGAGGCCCCAGGACTGTGGCGCGTGTGGCTTCCGCGCCGTGTGCCGCATCACCGAGCGGCGCATGACGGAGGAGGGCGGATGA